The following proteins come from a genomic window of Candidatus Obscuribacter sp.:
- a CDS encoding response regulator transcription factor — MSILIVDDEERDRTWLKNLLSNNLAQEMSITEGKDGTQAVELASKLKPKLVFLDIKMPNLSGIKAAELILKQLPETGVIMLSNFSDEVYVRQLWKVVPPNGAFGYVLKSASDEQVVEAARAVLSGDCWIHPGIARVIQRTQNRATSLTPAEYEALVCIALGMTDHAIAKRLYLTEKAVQSRLKSLYAKLAIPGRSESHETEFNQRCRAVYLANRRGLINQSELDDWESKLQENRSDVKSST, encoded by the coding sequence ATGAGTATCTTAATTGTTGACGATGAAGAAAGAGACCGCACCTGGCTCAAAAATCTTCTCTCCAATAATCTCGCTCAGGAGATGTCTATTACCGAGGGCAAAGACGGCACCCAGGCTGTTGAGTTGGCGAGCAAACTAAAACCAAAACTAGTCTTCCTCGACATAAAAATGCCCAACTTGTCGGGTATCAAAGCTGCCGAGCTAATCCTTAAGCAGCTACCAGAGACGGGAGTAATAATGCTCTCCAACTTTAGCGACGAAGTCTATGTCAGACAGCTCTGGAAAGTCGTGCCCCCCAATGGTGCCTTTGGTTATGTCCTCAAAAGCGCTAGTGACGAGCAAGTAGTGGAAGCAGCCAGAGCCGTATTATCAGGAGACTGCTGGATCCATCCAGGTATCGCTAGAGTTATTCAGCGCACTCAAAACAGAGCCACCTCTCTGACACCAGCTGAATACGAGGCACTGGTCTGTATCGCCCTGGGTATGACCGACCATGCCATCGCCAAAAGGCTCTACCTCACCGAAAAAGCGGTCCAATCCAGACTCAAATCGCTCTATGCCAAACTGGCAATACCTGGTCGCAGTGAATCACACGAAACCGAATTTAACCAGCGCTGTCGAGCAGTCTATCTAGCCAACCGACGCGGTCTTATCAACCAGTCCGAGCTAGACGATTGGGAATCAAAATTGCAAGAGAACAGATCCGACGTCAAATCGTCAACTTGA
- the dnaX gene encoding DNA polymerase III subunit gamma/tau, whose translation METYLPLYLRHRPQTLSQLVGQRSVVQTLTNAIDNDRIAHAYLFTGPRGTGKTSSARILAKSLNCEKGPTAHPCMVCTMCTEIKQGISPAVMEIDAASNNSVDDARVLIERAPLVAQGGRFKLYIIDECHMLTKEAFNALLKTIEEPPPKVIFILATTEEHKVPPTIISRCQRLMFKLVSHQDLTEHLRNVATMENINIDDEALALIARRSGGGMRDAMGLLDQASLLATPQNQSEYKICSHYWGPSTKMS comes from the coding sequence TTGGAGACCTACTTACCTCTTTACTTGCGGCACAGGCCTCAGACCCTCAGTCAACTGGTGGGTCAACGCTCGGTTGTGCAAACTCTCACCAATGCTATCGACAACGATCGTATTGCCCATGCTTATCTTTTTACTGGTCCCAGAGGTACAGGCAAAACCTCCAGTGCTCGCATTTTAGCCAAGTCACTCAACTGCGAAAAAGGTCCAACAGCACACCCCTGCATGGTTTGCACCATGTGCACCGAAATCAAACAGGGCATTTCGCCAGCTGTAATGGAAATCGACGCCGCTTCCAATAACTCGGTGGATGATGCCCGAGTCTTGATTGAACGCGCTCCACTTGTGGCTCAGGGTGGCAGATTTAAGCTTTACATCATCGACGAATGTCACATGCTGACAAAAGAAGCTTTTAACGCTCTCCTCAAAACAATCGAGGAGCCGCCGCCCAAAGTCATTTTTATCCTGGCTACCACCGAAGAACATAAAGTGCCGCCGACTATCATCAGTCGCTGTCAGCGCCTCATGTTCAAACTGGTCAGCCATCAGGATTTGACTGAGCACCTGCGCAATGTCGCGACCATGGAAAACATCAATATTGACGATGAAGCGCTGGCTCTCATTGCCAGACGCTCAGGCGGCGGTATGCGCGATGCTATGGGGCTTTTAGACCAGGCCAGCCTGCTTGCTACTCCCCAAAACCAGTCGGAGTACAAGATCTGCTCACACTACTGGGGGCCATCGACGAAGATGTCCTGA
- a CDS encoding acylphosphatase, with protein sequence MKLEFVHIKVKGRVQGVFYRQSTLQKAQQLGLSGFVRNCEDGSVEALVIGEPDKIADLLIFCRKGPPHARVDDLTSSPLDVSLAQAHLQQCRLDLSDFYDNDSDSHQSHFTVVKGY encoded by the coding sequence ATGAAGCTAGAGTTTGTCCACATCAAAGTTAAAGGTCGCGTCCAGGGCGTCTTTTATCGCCAGAGCACATTGCAAAAAGCCCAACAGTTGGGGCTTAGCGGTTTTGTGCGCAATTGTGAGGATGGCTCAGTGGAGGCTCTTGTAATCGGGGAGCCGGACAAAATTGCTGACCTTCTCATTTTTTGCCGCAAGGGACCGCCCCATGCCAGGGTCGATGATTTAACCTCAAGTCCCCTTGACGTGTCGCTAGCCCAGGCCCACCTGCAACAGTGCAGGCTCGACCTATCCGATTTTTACGACAATGACAGTGATAGTCACCAATCGCACTTTACTGTTGTCAAAGGATACTAG
- a CDS encoding 1-deoxy-D-xylulose-5-phosphate synthase, producing the protein MHTLIKPTTTFLDAVLTPSELKKLSHEQLVDLAGEIRQEIVHSLAKTGGHLASNLGVVEITIALHKVFNTPKDHILWDVGHQAYVHKMLTGRRNRFNTLRQFKGLNGFVTPFESEHDAFVAGHSSTSISLAVGMALARDHFKEDRKIVAVIGDGGLTGGMALEAINHLGHIQKGVVIILNDNEMSISENVGGISQYMKRIKETFFYKDIKQKIDFIEEHLDEAKLNPAVWQLIEMVKKEAKDRFETPGIVFEKLGINYTGPIDGHDVVAVINALNAVKDKTTPQLVHIITQKGKGYAPAEADAIKYHGVPAFALEPALSEVTEPAEVTPQAKPKTYSDVFTQALIDVAAIEPNLVAITPATAEGSGLVKFGKVYPERFFDVAICEQHAVTMAGGMAKCGLKPVVSIYSTFLQRAMDQVIHDVAIMNLPVLFGIDRGGLVEDGETHQGVFDIAYLRSVPNFKVLAPKDAIELRNMVFTVIKESSGPVAIRFPRDKAVNAAELDALMASSKPEESYQTIDLAKWDVVVPGNEKRVILAFGAMVETAKQILPLLTKLGVPTSQMPTIINARSVKPLDKALLSRLLHSSDTRIVTLEEGVTAGGFGAAVLEFSSSLSLLGEEAPHVDFRPEGENNTRTRLAEVACIGLPDSFVEHGARTKLLDLVELSAEKLAPRIFRFFK; encoded by the coding sequence ATGCATACTTTAATCAAGCCTACGACCACTTTCCTCGATGCAGTCCTCACTCCCAGTGAGTTGAAGAAGCTCAGTCACGAGCAACTGGTCGACCTCGCTGGCGAAATCCGTCAGGAAATCGTGCACTCTCTAGCTAAGACCGGCGGTCACCTGGCTAGCAATCTGGGTGTAGTCGAAATAACAATTGCCCTGCATAAAGTCTTTAACACTCCCAAAGACCATATCCTCTGGGATGTCGGACACCAGGCTTATGTGCACAAGATGCTCACTGGTCGTCGCAATAGATTTAATACCCTGCGTCAATTCAAGGGTCTTAACGGCTTTGTCACTCCTTTTGAGAGTGAGCACGATGCTTTTGTGGCTGGTCACAGCTCCACATCCATTTCGCTGGCTGTAGGCATGGCTCTTGCCCGTGACCATTTTAAAGAAGACCGTAAAATCGTAGCAGTCATTGGTGATGGCGGACTGACTGGTGGTATGGCTCTTGAAGCCATCAATCACCTCGGACACATCCAAAAGGGTGTGGTAATCATCCTCAACGATAACGAAATGTCGATCTCCGAAAATGTGGGCGGCATCTCGCAGTACATGAAGCGCATCAAAGAGACCTTCTTTTACAAAGACATCAAACAAAAAATCGACTTTATCGAAGAGCATCTCGATGAAGCCAAGCTCAATCCTGCTGTCTGGCAGCTGATTGAAATGGTCAAGAAAGAAGCGAAAGACAGATTTGAGACACCGGGCATTGTTTTTGAAAAGCTCGGCATCAACTACACCGGACCAATCGATGGTCACGATGTGGTGGCAGTGATAAACGCTCTCAATGCTGTTAAAGATAAGACTACTCCTCAGCTTGTCCACATCATCACCCAAAAAGGCAAAGGCTATGCCCCTGCCGAAGCTGATGCCATCAAGTATCACGGTGTACCAGCCTTTGCTCTGGAGCCAGCCCTTAGCGAAGTGACCGAACCAGCTGAGGTAACTCCTCAAGCTAAGCCCAAAACATACAGTGATGTATTTACACAGGCGCTGATTGATGTTGCTGCTATAGAACCAAATCTGGTGGCAATTACTCCAGCTACAGCCGAAGGCTCTGGTCTGGTCAAATTTGGCAAGGTTTATCCAGAGCGCTTCTTTGATGTTGCTATCTGCGAGCAACATGCTGTGACAATGGCTGGCGGTATGGCCAAATGCGGACTCAAACCAGTCGTTTCGATTTATTCAACCTTTTTGCAGAGAGCTATGGACCAGGTTATCCATGATGTTGCCATCATGAATCTGCCCGTACTCTTTGGTATCGATAGAGGCGGACTGGTTGAAGACGGCGAAACCCATCAAGGTGTTTTTGATATCGCTTATCTGCGCTCTGTGCCTAACTTTAAAGTGCTCGCTCCCAAAGACGCAATTGAGTTGCGCAATATGGTCTTTACTGTGATCAAAGAGAGCAGTGGCCCTGTTGCCATAAGATTTCCTCGCGATAAGGCAGTCAATGCCGCTGAATTAGACGCTCTCATGGCTTCAAGCAAACCCGAAGAGTCCTATCAAACAATTGATCTGGCTAAATGGGATGTGGTGGTGCCTGGTAATGAAAAGCGTGTGATCCTGGCTTTTGGAGCCATGGTCGAAACAGCTAAACAGATATTGCCTTTGCTCACCAAGCTTGGTGTACCCACCAGTCAGATGCCCACAATTATCAATGCACGCTCAGTCAAACCGCTCGACAAAGCGCTTTTGAGCCGTCTATTGCATAGCAGTGACACTCGTATCGTCACCCTCGAAGAAGGTGTGACTGCCGGTGGTTTTGGTGCTGCTGTTCTGGAGTTCTCTTCTTCTCTCAGTTTGCTTGGCGAAGAAGCTCCTCATGTTGATTTTAGACCGGAAGGCGAAAACAATACCCGCACAAGACTGGCTGAAGTGGCTTGCATCGGCTTGCCTGACAGTTTTGTTGAGCATGGAGCGCGCACCAAATTGCTAGATTTGGTAGAGCTATCAGCCGAAAAATTGGCACCGCGCATTTTCCGCTTCTTTAAATAA
- a CDS encoding VWA domain-containing protein: MKISSKIIGLLALSLLPGLFKPANAAGFIMVDPAFHGIPGIGRVGVPVGIGRPPVRPITPGRPTTPILRGGVSVGLHLQAQDIKVEITDQVAKTYITQTFTNDSDQNLAGTYLFPLPEDTTFSSFSLHIDGKPVEGKILEASEARSQYEAIVRQMIDPGLLEYADYKTVRARIFPIPAHGTKKVELEYTQLLKAENGLVKYRFPLKGDAEASNGPVDDTKVTVKLTGKQSVRTIWSPSHTVKIERPETHRSKIAFNQSNTLQDKDFLLYYSLSDKDMAANVLTHKVGGEDGYFLLSLSPPMKSNTLAIGKDIVLVADTSGSMQGEKMEQAKKALKYVVTSLAPNDRFGIVPFNTDADSFRSALVPATTDNKRLAVDFIDDLEPRGGTNIGDALKTGASLFKPGEKSERPAYLVMMTDGEPTVGETTEAGILKTITNKEIRLFDFGVGYDVNTRLLNKLSSDNHGTSQFLEPGESLEVALAAFYEKIKAPVLSDVQISYNGVTVKDVYPRQVKDIFAGNQLLLLGRYKGAGSASVNITGKVSGVSKAFSFPLQFAEAEPGSSHLARLWAMRRIGYLTEVAQSNGDTREVIDEIVALSKKHGIITNYTSFLVTDPSENHRLANGITPMPMARPMSSVRGAALDRNAPMLASIGGGGARGGGGTGPAPAPRRPGMAGAGSFNASAEMGHSDDGVVSDFRRARQLQVMDQAKSIDKVRLAFKNESYSGKSAVDREKKTAGLKEVSQLSKDERSVKSVEGKTFYQDSNGFWVDSDYKSQSLETITFGSSRYFELSRQAPLLAKYFAVGRQVIVVVGTKAYKVVSAG; this comes from the coding sequence ATGAAAATATCAAGCAAAATAATCGGTCTACTGGCACTTTCGCTCTTACCAGGCTTATTTAAGCCGGCCAATGCGGCGGGCTTTATTATGGTTGACCCGGCTTTTCACGGTATCCCTGGTATCGGACGCGTGGGCGTGCCTGTGGGCATCGGGCGTCCTCCAGTAAGACCAATTACTCCCGGTCGTCCCACCACTCCCATATTAAGAGGTGGGGTTTCGGTGGGACTGCATTTGCAAGCTCAAGATATAAAGGTTGAAATCACCGATCAGGTGGCTAAAACCTATATAACCCAGACTTTCACCAATGATTCTGATCAAAATTTGGCTGGTACTTATCTCTTTCCATTGCCTGAAGACACGACCTTTTCCAGTTTTTCACTCCATATAGATGGCAAACCGGTGGAAGGCAAAATATTAGAAGCCAGTGAAGCGCGCAGCCAGTACGAAGCGATTGTGCGTCAGATGATCGACCCTGGTCTACTGGAATATGCCGACTACAAAACTGTGCGTGCGCGCATATTTCCCATTCCTGCCCATGGCACCAAAAAAGTCGAGCTGGAGTATACACAGCTGCTCAAAGCCGAAAACGGATTGGTTAAGTATAGATTCCCCCTCAAGGGTGATGCCGAGGCTTCTAATGGACCGGTTGATGACACTAAAGTAACTGTCAAATTGACCGGCAAGCAATCGGTGCGCACCATCTGGTCACCATCGCATACAGTCAAAATCGAACGTCCTGAAACGCACCGCTCAAAGATTGCTTTTAATCAGAGCAATACATTGCAGGATAAGGACTTCCTCCTTTATTACAGCCTGTCGGATAAAGACATGGCAGCTAATGTGCTGACTCATAAAGTTGGCGGAGAGGATGGATATTTTTTGCTGTCGCTGTCACCACCGATGAAGTCAAATACACTGGCCATTGGTAAAGATATAGTCCTGGTCGCTGATACATCGGGTTCGATGCAGGGCGAAAAAATGGAGCAAGCTAAAAAAGCGCTCAAATATGTAGTCACATCTCTTGCTCCAAACGATAGATTTGGTATCGTCCCTTTTAACACTGATGCCGATAGCTTCCGCTCTGCATTGGTCCCAGCCACCACCGATAACAAGCGTCTTGCTGTTGATTTTATCGATGACCTGGAGCCTCGTGGTGGTACCAATATTGGTGACGCACTCAAGACCGGAGCCAGTTTATTTAAGCCCGGCGAAAAATCAGAAAGACCGGCTTATCTTGTGATGATGACCGATGGTGAGCCGACTGTAGGCGAGACCACAGAAGCTGGTATTTTGAAGACCATTACAAACAAAGAGATTAGACTGTTTGATTTTGGTGTTGGTTATGACGTCAACACACGTTTGCTCAACAAGCTATCGTCGGATAACCATGGGACCAGTCAGTTTTTAGAACCTGGTGAGTCGCTGGAAGTGGCTCTCGCTGCCTTTTACGAAAAGATTAAGGCACCTGTGCTCTCTGACGTACAAATCAGTTATAACGGTGTCACAGTCAAAGATGTTTATCCCCGTCAGGTCAAAGATATTTTTGCTGGCAATCAGTTGTTATTGCTTGGTCGCTACAAAGGCGCTGGCAGTGCCTCAGTCAATATCACAGGCAAAGTCAGTGGCGTCAGTAAGGCTTTTAGTTTTCCGCTGCAATTTGCTGAGGCCGAACCTGGCTCCAGTCATCTTGCCAGGCTCTGGGCCATGCGCCGCATTGGCTATTTGACCGAGGTAGCCCAGTCCAATGGCGATACTCGCGAAGTTATCGACGAGATTGTGGCACTCTCTAAAAAGCATGGCATCATCACCAACTACACATCATTTTTGGTGACAGATCCAAGCGAAAATCATCGTCTGGCAAATGGCATAACACCCATGCCGATGGCTAGACCCATGTCGTCAGTGCGTGGCGCTGCTCTGGATAGAAACGCTCCAATGCTCGCCTCTATTGGCGGCGGCGGTGCTAGAGGAGGCGGTGGCACTGGACCTGCTCCTGCTCCCAGGCGCCCTGGCATGGCAGGCGCTGGCAGCTTTAACGCTTCCGCCGAAATGGGTCACAGTGATGATGGAGTGGTCAGTGATTTTCGCCGTGCACGTCAGCTGCAAGTAATGGACCAGGCTAAGAGCATAGACAAGGTCAGATTGGCTTTTAAAAACGAAAGCTACTCTGGTAAATCGGCTGTAGATAGAGAGAAGAAAACTGCCGGACTCAAAGAAGTAAGCCAGCTGTCCAAAGACGAGCGCTCTGTTAAGTCGGTGGAAGGTAAGACTTTTTATCAAGACTCAAATGGTTTTTGGGTGGATAGTGACTATAAGAGTCAGTCCCTCGAAACAATCACATTTGGCTCCAGTCGCTACTTTGAGCTGAGCCGCCAGGCACCGCTTTTGGCAAAATACTTTGCCGTCGGTCGTCAGGTCATAGTCGTCGTCGGTACTAAAGCCTACAAAGTCGTAAGCGCTGGCTAA
- a CDS encoding adenosine deaminase, whose translation MLEDYKRLPKAELHLHIEGTFEPELIFSLAQKNNIALKYKSVEELRQAYQFSDLQSFLDIYYAGMSVLRDESDFTELANAYFARAQADGVVHAELFFDPQAHTSRGVSFETVVNGLDKAVKAAQATYGLSSSLIMCFLRDMSSQSAMETLELAIQHQDKIQAVGLDSAERGNPPSKFTAVFERAIAAGFLTVAHAGEEGPPEYVTEALDKLKVSRIDHGVRSLEDDKLVARLVKEQIPLTVCPLSNLKLKVVQELSQHNLKKMLELGIMATINSDDPAYFGGYINQNYFEAARALALTDEQIIRLAQNSIHASFIDKQQKQIYLDSIAKQFSLASS comes from the coding sequence CTGCTTGAAGACTACAAGCGACTGCCCAAAGCAGAATTGCATCTGCATATAGAAGGGACTTTTGAGCCGGAGCTGATATTTAGCCTGGCGCAAAAAAACAATATCGCTCTCAAATATAAATCAGTCGAAGAACTGAGACAGGCCTATCAGTTTAGTGACCTGCAATCGTTTTTGGACATTTATTACGCTGGCATGTCTGTGCTCAGGGACGAGTCAGACTTTACTGAGCTAGCCAACGCTTATTTTGCCCGGGCTCAGGCAGACGGTGTCGTCCATGCCGAGTTATTTTTTGACCCTCAAGCTCATACCAGCCGTGGCGTCAGCTTTGAAACAGTAGTAAACGGTCTAGACAAAGCAGTCAAAGCTGCACAAGCCACCTATGGTTTATCTAGCTCACTAATCATGTGCTTTTTGCGCGACATGTCCAGCCAGAGCGCCATGGAGACCCTTGAGCTGGCCATCCAGCATCAAGACAAAATCCAGGCGGTGGGACTCGATAGCGCTGAGCGCGGCAATCCACCATCTAAATTTACGGCAGTTTTTGAGCGCGCTATTGCCGCAGGCTTTTTGACAGTGGCTCACGCTGGTGAAGAAGGACCGCCCGAATATGTCACCGAAGCTCTCGACAAGCTCAAAGTAAGTCGCATCGACCACGGTGTACGCAGTCTCGAGGACGACAAACTGGTAGCACGTCTGGTCAAAGAGCAAATACCTTTGACAGTGTGCCCTCTTTCCAACCTCAAACTCAAAGTAGTCCAAGAGCTCAGTCAGCACAATCTCAAAAAAATGCTCGAGCTGGGCATCATGGCTACCATCAATAGCGACGACCCGGCTTATTTTGGCGGTTATATTAATCAAAACTACTTTGAAGCTGCCAGAGCCCTTGCCCTAACTGATGAACAAATCATTAGACTGGCGCAAAACTCCATCCACGCCTCTTTTATAGACAAACAACAAAAGCAGATTTATCTGGACTCGATCGCCAAACAATTTAGCCTGGCAAGCAGTTAA
- a CDS encoding CHASE2 domain-containing protein, whose protein sequence is MRLSLAPLKRLLPKSIDIRQSKALNRDGLLFERLFWGALSGGLATILFAESPVLDTMEMNLLEWRYKTGYELTRAFASLNLAPASAVNQDIVLLTYDDDDQFDLEQESDDALAQPIQGVLASLVSTVEQASPLLVVLDLDLRGKASPQLVKELRQYRNNIVLALSGSLDNPNDLPSPELRKSVLKCAFDHVIQEQNGLTCRMPISPNMFGSTPGNPYANQDNSALNAALNFESFNNNDAPYQNEVIESLPEVVAPLMAARVGVGPSRLKVSDFTARELPIYIKFSGQEYNTYKARDVISGTVNSKVFADKVVLIGTNFSQKVDNTPRVRTPLKHKVPSIYIQAEAINTLTRNEAIRSFPRDILHHILLLIGGALGALSSALTMGRRTTAFLTTAMILISMTQIAFMVLNLHIPVMPLLAVLMMTYIFGTLIYLDTDLRLRNKELAIARETMQVRAEEERQRIAEDLHDETLPALSAVARMADRLAQENSEAETPRVMREKLDGAISEMRRVINDLHPSVLETMGFKPALENLLAILERESDIHCEFIDGDGKDEYDISEFTRLQLYRIVQESINNVQKHSKATSVKLLIKQDESLHIDIIDNGRGMDHVQVKINSKNSHGLVNIRQRAQLIGAQVEWKKPKDYETGTQVSLSITTSKD, encoded by the coding sequence ATGCGGCTTAGCCTGGCGCCTTTGAAGCGCCTTTTGCCCAAATCAATAGATATCCGCCAGTCAAAGGCCCTCAATAGAGACGGTCTGCTTTTTGAGCGCCTGTTTTGGGGCGCTCTCTCTGGCGGTCTAGCGACAATACTCTTTGCTGAATCCCCGGTTTTGGACACAATGGAAATGAATCTCCTGGAGTGGCGCTATAAGACAGGATATGAACTGACAAGAGCATTTGCCAGTTTAAATCTTGCTCCGGCTAGCGCTGTCAACCAGGATATAGTGCTCCTCACCTATGACGATGATGATCAGTTTGATCTTGAGCAAGAAAGCGATGACGCGCTGGCTCAACCTATCCAGGGTGTGTTGGCTAGTCTAGTGTCCACAGTGGAGCAAGCCAGCCCGCTACTGGTAGTACTGGATCTCGATTTGCGAGGCAAAGCATCGCCCCAGCTGGTCAAAGAGTTGAGACAGTATCGCAACAATATAGTACTGGCTCTCTCAGGCAGTCTCGACAATCCCAACGACCTGCCCTCGCCTGAGCTGCGTAAAAGCGTACTTAAGTGTGCCTTTGACCATGTCATACAGGAGCAAAACGGGCTCACCTGTCGCATGCCAATCTCTCCCAATATGTTTGGCTCGACCCCAGGCAATCCCTACGCCAACCAGGACAATAGCGCGCTCAATGCCGCTCTCAATTTTGAATCCTTTAATAACAATGATGCGCCTTATCAAAATGAAGTGATTGAGTCTTTGCCCGAGGTAGTGGCACCGCTCATGGCAGCGCGCGTGGGGGTAGGACCGTCGCGCCTCAAAGTCTCGGACTTTACAGCCAGAGAATTACCCATCTATATAAAATTTAGCGGACAGGAATACAACACCTATAAAGCCCGTGACGTAATAAGCGGCACAGTCAACTCCAAAGTATTTGCCGACAAGGTAGTTTTGATTGGCACAAACTTTAGCCAGAAGGTAGACAATACGCCAAGGGTGCGCACCCCGCTTAAACACAAAGTGCCAAGCATTTATATCCAAGCAGAAGCAATCAATACACTGACTCGCAATGAAGCGATTCGCTCTTTTCCTAGAGACATATTGCACCATATCTTGCTTTTAATCGGCGGAGCTCTAGGTGCGCTCTCGTCGGCTCTCACCATGGGCAGACGCACTACAGCCTTTTTGACCACGGCTATGATCCTTATATCGATGACCCAGATAGCCTTTATGGTACTTAATTTGCACATCCCGGTGATGCCACTACTGGCAGTACTAATGATGACCTATATTTTTGGTACGCTTATCTATCTAGATACCGACTTGCGGCTGCGCAACAAAGAGCTTGCTATCGCTCGTGAGACTATGCAAGTCAGAGCCGAAGAAGAAAGACAACGTATTGCCGAAGACCTCCATGACGAAACGCTACCAGCACTGTCGGCAGTGGCACGGATGGCGGACCGCCTGGCCCAAGAAAACAGCGAAGCCGAAACTCCCAGAGTAATGCGCGAAAAACTGGACGGAGCAATATCAGAGATGCGTCGGGTGATAAACGACCTGCACCCATCCGTACTAGAAACCATGGGCTTCAAACCAGCGCTCGAAAACCTCCTGGCCATTCTCGAACGTGAAAGCGATATCCACTGTGAGTTTATTGACGGCGATGGCAAAGACGAATATGACATAAGCGAATTTACCCGTTTGCAGCTTTACCGTATTGTCCAGGAATCAATCAACAATGTGCAAAAACATAGCAAAGCGACATCCGTTAAACTGTTAATAAAGCAAGATGAAAGCCTGCATATTGATATCATCGACAATGGTCGTGGGATGGATCATGTGCAGGTCAAAATCAACAGCAAAAATTCACATGGTCTGGTCAATATCAGACAAAGGGCTCAGTTAATTGGCGCTCAAGTCGAATGGAAGAAACCAAAAGACTACGAGACCGGTACCCAGGTAAGCCTCTCAATTACAACAAGCAAAGACTAA
- the recR gene encoding recombination protein RecR has product MYFTPPLARLIEEFQKFPGVGPKSAQRMAFFVLNMSTQDVANLSRVLVDAKDKVKHCSNCFHLSANDPCEICTNDKRDIKTICVVADSRDVIALEKTREYKGSYHVLNGLISPLEGRGPEQLRVRELLQRTGSQEPKEIILAINPTIEGDATVLYLSSLLKPLSIKITRIAFGLPVGSDLEFADEVTLTRALEGRREV; this is encoded by the coding sequence TTGCAAGACTGATTGAAGAGTTTCAAAAATTTCCAGGCGTTGGGCCCAAGTCGGCTCAACGCATGGCCTTTTTTGTACTCAATATGAGCACGCAGGATGTGGCTAATTTGTCGCGCGTCCTGGTGGACGCTAAAGACAAAGTCAAACACTGCAGTAATTGCTTCCACCTGTCAGCTAACGATCCCTGTGAGATTTGTACCAACGACAAGCGCGATATCAAAACCATTTGTGTTGTCGCTGATAGCCGTGACGTTATAGCACTCGAAAAAACACGCGAATACAAAGGCTCTTACCACGTACTCAATGGACTGATATCGCCCCTGGAAGGTCGTGGTCCAGAGCAACTGCGCGTGCGCGAGCTATTGCAGCGCACAGGCAGCCAGGAGCCAAAAGAAATCATCCTGGCCATCAACCCAACCATTGAAGGCGATGCCACAGTGCTCTATTTGAGCAGCCTGCTCAAACCACTATCAATTAAAATCACACGCATAGCCTTTGGTCTGCCAGTGGGCTCAGACCTGGAATTTGCTGATGAGGTTACATTGACCCGCGCCCTGGAAGGCCGTCGCGAAGTCTAA